One Algoriphagus sp. Y33 genomic window, GCGCACTTCTTCTTGCCTGCTTAATTTCTACTTTGCTTTCATGTAAAACGGAATATCAAAAGCTGGAAGAAGATGAACTATCCTCTGGAAAAGTGGAAAATGAGTTGTATCTGGGGCTAGAACTGGGGATGACAAAAAAACAATTTTATGAAACGTGCTGGGAGCTAAATCATAAAGGAATTCTAACTAATGGGCCGTCTGAACTTTCCGTAGAATATAGTCTAAAAATGCCTTCAGATAAACCCGCCAAGATGAGATTTTACCCAAAATTCCATGAGGATAAAATTTACCTTATGCCAATTGAGTTCTCCTATGACGGATGGGCTCCCTGGAATGAAAATCTTAATGCCGATAAACTTCTGGAGGATACAATTAACCTCTTTGAAGAATGGTATGGCAAAGGATTTATCGAAGTGTCAAATGAAGATCGTTCTCAAGTAGTTTTCGTAAAAATGGATGGAAACAGGAGAGTTCGGGTTTTCAAAAAACATTTATCAAGTGTAAGGGCAGAAATAGTTGATCTGCCTGTTCAGAAAATGACAGAATGAGATTTTTAATGAGAAGTATAATACAAGTCCTGGCCTTTGCCATGCTTTTGTCCTGTCACCATACCCAAGAGTCTACAAAGACAACTCTGTTCGAATCCTTGCGCCCGGAATCGTCCGGAGTCGACTTTATAAATGAACTTCCATTCGATGAGGAGTTTAACATCTTCACCTACCGGAATTTCTACAACGGCGGAGGTGTTGCCCTGGGAGATATAAACAACGACGGACTGTTGGATATATACCTCACATCCAACCTCGGAGAAAATAAATTATACCTGAACAAAGGAGACTTTCAGTTTGAAGATATAACAGATAAAGCAGGGGTAGCCGGTACCCGTGCTTGGAGTACAGGAGTGGCAATGGCAGATGTGAATGGTGATGGTTTCCTTGATATTTATGTGTGCAATTCAGGTGATATTTCCGGAGACAATAAGCAAAATGAACTCTTTATCAACCAAAGAGACGGCACCTTCAAAGAGCAAGCTAAAGCATACGGGCTTGCTGACCAAGGATTTTCCACCCATGCAGTTTTCTTTGATTACGATAAGGACGGCGACCTAGATGTCTACCTGCTGAACAACAGTTACCAAGCAATCGGTAGCTTCAACAAAATGCAAAATGAACGCCCAAAGCGGGATTCCGTGGGCGGAGACAAGCTTTTCAGAAATGATAATGGGAAATTTACAGATGTCAGCGAAGAAGCTGGGATCTACGGATCCATCATTGGATTTGGATTAGGGATTACCATTGGTGATGTGAATCAAGATTCCTGGCCTGATATTTTTATTTCCAACGATTTCTTTGAAAAAGACTATCTCTACATCAACAACCAAGACGGCACGTTTACAGAATCGTTGGAAAAATCCATGCGCTCTATATCCGCTGCTTCCATGGGAGCTGATATCGCTGATATCAACGGAGACGGATTGCTGGATATTTTTGTGACAGATATGCTTCCGGAGCCTCAGTCACGGCTGAAGCAAGTGACGACTTTCGAAAACTGGGACAAATTCAAGTTCAACAAGACCCACGGATACCATTATCAATTTTCCCGCAACATGCTCCATATCAATAATGGAGACGGTACCTTCAGCGAGATGGGAAGGCTAGCCAATGTGGAGGCAACAGACTGGAGCTGGGGAGCATTGATTTTTGACATGGACAATGACGGCAAACGCGATCTGTTCGTCGCCAATGGGATTTATCAGGACATTACTGACTTGGATTACCTGAACTTCATAGATAATGAAGAAACCAAAATCAAAATAATTTCGAAAGATGGCGTGGATTATAAGGCATTAGTTGACCCTATTCCCATCACTCCTATTTCAAATTATGCGTACCGAAACCTCGGAGATTTAAACTTTGAAAATGTCGCGGGTGACTGGGGGCTTGGAGAGCCTATTCATTCCAATGGAGCTGCCTATGGAGACCTGAATAATGACGGCACCTTAGACCTGGTGGTCAACAACGTCAATAAACCTGTCAGCATATTCAAAAACCGGGGGAGAGAACTTAATCCTGAATACCATTCCCTTCAAATTCAGCTGATCGGAAAAGGCAAAAACACGCAGGCTATAGGCGCGCAGGTCAAGATTTTTGCAGGAGACGAAGTTTTCTATACTGAACAAATGCCGAATCGGGGCTTTGAGTCCTCCGTGGATCCTAAGCTGACCATAGGTTTGGGGAAAATAAAGAAAATAGATCAAGTCAAAGTTCTCTGGCCCGATGGCAGTATCTCTGAAGTCGAAAATATTCCTGCTGATGAATTGCTGACGCTAAAATGGGAGGAAGCTAGGCTGATGGGCGAGAACGAAAGCTTTTTCGCTAAACCACAAGCTGCCTTATTCCACAATCGGGAAAAAGTAGAGATAGAATTCACCCATGAGGAAAACCCAATGGTGGATTTCGACAGAGATCGGCTGACATTCCATATGTACTCTACCGAAGGTCCTGCATTCGCCAAAGCGGATGTAAATGGTGACGGAATTGAAGACTTATATTTTGGCGGAGCCAAAGGCTTCTCAGCGAAACTTTTCCTAGGATCAAAATCAGGCAAATACCAACCATCCAATCAACCCGCATTTGACGCAGATGCTATCTCAGAGGATATAGACGCTGTATTCTTTGATGTAAATAGAAATGGACACGAGGATTTATTGGTCGTATCGGGAGGAAATGAATCCAGCCTAGGATCACCCGAGCTTACAGATAGACTGTATCTGAATGATGGCAAAGGCAATTTCGCCAAAAGCATACAAGCCGGCTTCAATTCTAACCGGGGTAGTAGCTCAGTAGTACAAGTGCTGGATCTGAATGAAGACGGAGCACCGGATTTGTTTATTGGAGGGCGACTGGTTCCTTTTGTGTATGGTGCTCCAGCGAGTAGCAGCATTTGGATCAATGACGGTCAGGGTAACTTCACAGATCAAACCGCCTCTTTTGCTCCGGAAATGAAAGAACTAGGCATGGTCACCGATGCCAAAGTGGTAGATTGGGACAATGACGGCAAAAAAGACCTTGTTCTTGTAGGCGAGTGGATGGCCCCTATTTTCTTTAGAAATACCGGTTCCAAACTTCAAAAAATCGAAATGCCGGAATTGCAAAATCTGAAAGGATGGTACAGAACTTTGGAAATAGCTGATTTGGATGGAAATGGATTGCCTGATTTGATTTTGGGAAATAATGGGCTGAACTCACGGTTTAAAGTATCTGAAAGTACTCCCGTAAGGATGTACTTAAACGATTTTGATCAGAACGGCTCTATTGAGCATATTTTCACCAGACAAGAAGGTGATGTACAAGTACCTTACACGTTGAAACATGAGCTGGAAAGGCAAATTCCTACTATAAAGAAGCGTTACATGCGGTACAGCAACTATAATAATCAAACGTTGACAGATATTTTCCCCAAAGAAATTCTGGATAAATCTATCATCAGCGAAATCAACAACCTAGAATCAGGGGTACTGATGAATGAAGGAAATGGGAAGTTCATCTGGAAACCATTTTCACGAATGGCTCAGCGATCCTATATTTTTGCCATCCACGTCGCTGATCTAAATAAAGACGGAATTCAAGACCTTATCCTCGGCGGAAATTTATTCAATGCGAAGCCTGAAGTAGGCAAATACGACGCTAGCTATGGAGATGTGCTTCTAGGTAAGGGAGATGGAACGTTTGAATTCTGGCCCAATGCGGAGCATGGCCTTCAGCTGGAAGGGGACATTAGAGCCTTCGCGACTCTTGGAGATGGCAAACTGTTAGTCGTAAAAAACAGTGCTGCCGCAGAAATCTGGAACTACTAAGATGAAGAAATTTTCTGTTGCATTTTTACTGGGGATAGGACTTGTTTCTTCGTGCAGGGAGAAAGAAGAAAAGCTCTTTGAATTAATGTCTTCAGAGGCGACAGGGGTTCAATTCGAAAACACACTTATCTCATCAGATACACTGAATATCCTAGAATATCTCTATTTCTACAATGGTGGTGGAGTCGCTGTGGGAGACATCAACAATGACGGCTTGGTGGATTTGTATTTCGCTGGAAACCAAACCTCCAACCGCCTTTACCTCAACAAGGGCAATTTCCAGTTTGAAGATATCACGGAATCCGCAGGAGTAAGCGGAGAAGGAGGCTGGTCCACCGGTGTCACCATGGCCGACGTGAATGGAGATGGATTATTGGATATTTACGTGTGTCAAGTAGCGAACTATAAAGGTATAACCGGAAAAAACCGTCTATACATCAATCTGGGAGAGGGGAAATTTGAAGATCAAGCGGCAGCTTATGGACTAGACTTCGTCGGATTTAGCACCCAGGCCGCCTTTCTGGATTATGATCAGGACGGAGATCTGGATATGTACCTATTGAATCACGCTATCAAATCTCCGGAAATTTTCGCTCCTGCAGATTCCAGAGTCAATTCGGATGCCTTGGGCGATAAATTGTTTAAAAATCTGCTTTCGGAAGGGAAAGTCGGATTTGAGGATGTCACCGAAGCTTCGGGGATTTACTCCAGCATTTTAGGATTCGGCCTTGGAGTAGGAGTAGCAGATATCAATGCGGATGGCTGGCCTGATATTTACATTTCCAATGACTTCACCGAGAATGACTACCTGTATATAAACGGGCAGGATGGTACATTCTTAGAATCTCTGGAAAGCCTGATTTCCAATACCAGTCGATATAGCATGGGAAATGATCTGGCCGATCTCACCGGTGACGGATTACCTGAGATCTTCACAACGGACATGCTTCCTATAGACCCTGAAATCTGGATGAAATCCGTAGGCGAAGACAAGCCTGAAGTCTATCAGATTAAAAAACAGTTTGGCTATGCCGACCAATACGTAAGAAATCACCTTCAGCTTAATCAGGAAAAAAACGGGTTCAGTGAGATTGCGCTATTTTCCGGAGTACATGCTTCAGACTGGAGTTGGTCCCCACTTATTTTTGACATGGACAATGACGGACTTCCTGATATCCATATTACCAATGGGATAGAAAAGCGTCCAAATGACCTCGATTTCATCCAATACAATCAAAGCAGTGCCCCAAACTTAGCACCGAAAGACTTGCAGGCAAAACAGATTGAAATGCTTCCTACAGTTAAGCTGCCTAATCTTAGTTTTCAAAATCTGGGCAACTTAAAATTCACTGATCAGGCTATTGCCTGGGGGCTTGACCGGCCGAGCTATTCCAATGGTTCTGCATACGCAGATCTGGACAATGACGGAGACTTAGACCTTGTCATAAACAACCTGAATCAGCCTGCATTTATCTATCAAAATCACTCGGAGAAATCAGGCAATTCCTTTCTACGAATCAACCTCAAAGCCGGTGGAAACAACACCTTCGGAATGGGAGCAAAAGTGGGAGTGTACTTTGAAGGAAAAAGTTTATTCCAGCACTATGCAGGTAGCAGAGGATTTATGTCCGGCATGTCATCCACGCTCGTTTTTGGGTTGGGGGACACTCAATCCATAGATTCTGTCTCTGTAAATTGGCCGGATGGAGCAGCAGAGATTTTTAGTAAAATTGCCGTTAATCAAACATCGAGCTTAACTCAAGGCGCAGGAAAAGCACTTATAAAAACAAAGCTACCTGAGAGCTCTTTTATCTATCCCGAAATCTCCTGGGAACATCAGGAGAAAACCACGCTAGACGAAACGAAACGGGAATACTTGATTCCAAAAAGCTTTGCAAGTATGGGGCCTGCATTGGCAGTAGGGGATGTAAATGGGGACGGTCTTGACGATATCTATGTGGGAGGTGCTCAGGATCAGACAGGAGCTTTATTTCTTCAGCTTCCTGGCGGGAAATTTGAAAAAAAGGAAAATGGCATCTTTATCCAGTTCTCCAAGGCAGAAGATGTGGTAGCCGCATTTGCGGACTTCAATGGAGACGGAAATCTTGACTTGTATGTGGGCAGCGGTGGCAATGAACACCCAAGCGGTGCTCTTTTTAACTTCGACCGTCTTTTCTTTGGGGATGGACAAGGTAATTTCCTATTCAGTCCCCCATCTCTTCCCAAGATAGGAGAAAACACCTCCACACTTGCTATTCACGATATAGATGAAGATGGAGATTTGGACATCTTTGTGGGAAGCTCAGTGGTGGGCGGTGATTATGGAGCAAGTCCAAAAAGTGTGTTACTAATAAATCAAGGCAATGGAATATTTCAAGATCGAACCAAAGAATGGTTTGGAACGGGCACTGATTTAGGAATGGTCAATTCGGCCATTTGGGCAGATATAGACAGCAATGGAAAAAGTGAATTGATCCTAACAGGAGACTGGCAGGGAATCCGGGTTTTTGAAAATAAAACAGGAAGATTGCTAGAAAAGAAAGTAATCTCTGGATTGGAATACTCATCCGGATGGATTCAAGATCTGGCAATCGCTGATGTCAATGGAGATGGTAAGCCGGATATTCTAACAGGGAACCTTGGACTAAACAGCAAATTAAAAGCAAGTCAGGAAAGGCCCGTCTGGCTTTACTATGGGGATTTCGATGAAAATGGGCAAGCAGATCCCATAATTTTTCATTACAAGGGAGATCACTTAGTTCCTTTTCCCTCGCGGGACGATTTGATCAAGCAAATCCCCAGTATCAAGAGAAAACATTCCTCTTATCAGAGCTATTCAGAAATAGCCAGCCCTGCTGACTTATTCGCTGAAGAAATTTTGGCAAAAACTTCCCGTCGCGCTGTCTACGAATTCCACTCAGGGGTTTATTTCCAGCAAGCGGATGGAAGCTTTGTCTTCGAGGCATTTCCTGATCAAGCGCAGTTCTCCCCTATTATGTCTGTTTATTGGGACGAGAAGGGCAAAACAATTTTACTTGGCGGAAATTTTTCAGGATTTCGGGTAGATCTAGGAACCAGTACCGCTTCGCCTTTCTCCGCATTTCAATGGCAAAATAATCGCTGGGTCAAGAAAGAATTACAACATACAATTTCATCCAAATCAGAAATACGGCAGATCAAATCTATTCTGGTGAATGGGAAACAGTTGGGCATAGGGGCGGGTAATTCCAGCCCGTTACAGTGGATCAAACTTGATTAAAAACCTTTGTTACTTACTTAATTTCCAATAGCTTTAAGATTCAAACAGAACGAATTGAAGTGAACTATATCCTAGTCCAATACGACTCTACACCAAAAGCATTAAAAATAACTCCCAAAATATGAGTACCGCCAAATTCCTGCTCTTTTCAGGGATCCTCCTGATTGCTGTCTCTTGCGCAAAACAAGTTGATTATTCCCAAGCCATCACAGATGGCCACTACATTAGCGAAGCCCAAGATAGAATCACAGAAGTAATCATTCATGACATATTCTCCCCTCCCGTGGCGACGAGAATCTATGCCTACGCATCACTAGCTGCCTACGAAGTAGCTGCTTCTGTAGATCCCACCTACGCTTCTCTTTTGGGACAATTGAATGGATCGGAGAAGGTGATCTTCACTCCTTCTGAAAAAGTATATCCCCCTTTAGCTTCACTTGCGGCCTATTATTATGTGGGCACAGGTCTGATCTTCTCTGAAGAAATGATGAATGAGCATAGAGATGCTACGTTCTCAGCCTTGAAAGAAAAAGGAATTCCGGACGAGGTGTTCGAAGCTTCAGTTGCTTTCGGCAAAGAAGTGGGAGATGTCATTAAAGCCTATTCCTCCAAAGACAACTATCATCAAAGCCGCTCATTCCCAAAATTCACCGTCACTGGCGAAGAGGGAACTTGGCAGCCTACTCCCCCTGCATACATGGAAGCCATAGAGCCCCATTGGAGCAAAATCCGGACTTTTGTGCTGGACTCAGCTTCCCAGTTCCGACCACTTCCACCTCCTGCATTCTCCACCGATCCCGAAAGCGAATTTTATAAAGTCGCTAAGGAAGTCTATGATATAGACCAAAATGCTACTCAGGAACAAAAAGAGACTGCGCTGTTCTGGGATTGCAATCCTTATAAAATGAATGTGAAAGGCCATGTAATGTTTGCCGAGAAGAAAATCACTCCTGGAGGACACTGGATGAGTATTGCGGCTATTGCCTCCAAAGCAGCAGAGAAAGATTGGAAGGGAACTGCAGAAGCTTTTGCCCTGACAGGGATCTCACTCAATGAAGCTTTCATTTCCTGCTGGGACGAAAAATACAGAAGTAATGTTATCAGGCCGGAGACCTATATCAATCAGCATATAGATGAGCAATGGGTACCACTCTTACAAACTCCCCCATTCCCTGAACATACAAGTGGTCATAGTGTAGCCTCAGCGGCCTCAGCTTATACGCTAGCTCGCCTTTTTGGTGATGAATTCCACATCGTGGACAGCTCAGAAGTAGCCTATGGCCTTCCTGTAAGAGAGTTCGATTCCTTTTCTCAAGCGGCTGAAGAAGCTGCTCTAAGTAGGTTTTATGGAGGAATACACTATCGCCCAGCTATAGAATATGGTATTACTGAAGGTCGGAATCTCGCGGAGTTCATCTGGACAAAGGTGGACACCAAATCCAAAAGTACAGCTAGCAACTAGCCTTAAAAGCATCCGTTACTACGGGTGCTTTTTTGTTTCCTAATTGTGAAATATTAATCAAGATTGAACTCATCACACCTCAAGTTGTTTTTATTCCAAGAGATATTCTGTACCTTCTCTTATCACCTTTTTGAATAGGATTTTTCCTTTTCTTGTTTTTAAACTAACCCTTATATGTCAAAAACTATTATCGTTTCCAACCGCCTCCCCATTAGTCTAAGACACCGAAATGGCCGGTTTGAATTCAAACCAAGTGCTGGAGGATTGGCCACTGGCCTAGGATCTATTTACAAAGAAGGAGAGAATATTTGGATTGGTTGGCCGGGAAATACCGTGGATGACCCCGAGCAGCGGGCAGAAATCATCCTCGAACTGCACGAGCTTAAAATGGCGCCTGTCTTCCTTTCAAAGGAAGATGTAGAGGAGTTTTATGAAGGATTCAGTAATGAGACGCTTTGGCCGGCATTTCACTATTTCACCCAATATATGGTCTATAACCCTGAACATTGGGAAGCATATGTGCGGGTAAATCAGAAATTTTGTGATGCCATCCTGAAAAAAGCAGGACCGGACGACACGATCTGGATTCATGATTATCAATTGCTTCTGCTTCCTCAAATGCTAAGGGAAGTACTTCCAAACGCTACCATTGCATTTTTCCAACATATCCCCTTCCCTTCATACGAAATCCTTCGGATGATTCCTTGGAGAAAGGAACTGCTGACAGGTGTATGTGGAGCAGATTTAATTGGATTTCATACCTATGACGATATGCGCCACTTCCTCAGTGCAGTGGGTAGAATCACAGGTCTCTCAAGTGAAAGTGGCTACATCCAAGCGGAAAATAGAATTATCAATGTGGATTCATTTCCTATGGGGATTGATTATCACAAGTTTGCGAAACAGGCAAAAAGTA contains:
- a CDS encoding VCBS repeat-containing protein; its protein translation is MRSIIQVLAFAMLLSCHHTQESTKTTLFESLRPESSGVDFINELPFDEEFNIFTYRNFYNGGGVALGDINNDGLLDIYLTSNLGENKLYLNKGDFQFEDITDKAGVAGTRAWSTGVAMADVNGDGFLDIYVCNSGDISGDNKQNELFINQRDGTFKEQAKAYGLADQGFSTHAVFFDYDKDGDLDVYLLNNSYQAIGSFNKMQNERPKRDSVGGDKLFRNDNGKFTDVSEEAGIYGSIIGFGLGITIGDVNQDSWPDIFISNDFFEKDYLYINNQDGTFTESLEKSMRSISAASMGADIADINGDGLLDIFVTDMLPEPQSRLKQVTTFENWDKFKFNKTHGYHYQFSRNMLHINNGDGTFSEMGRLANVEATDWSWGALIFDMDNDGKRDLFVANGIYQDITDLDYLNFIDNEETKIKIISKDGVDYKALVDPIPITPISNYAYRNLGDLNFENVAGDWGLGEPIHSNGAAYGDLNNDGTLDLVVNNVNKPVSIFKNRGRELNPEYHSLQIQLIGKGKNTQAIGAQVKIFAGDEVFYTEQMPNRGFESSVDPKLTIGLGKIKKIDQVKVLWPDGSISEVENIPADELLTLKWEEARLMGENESFFAKPQAALFHNREKVEIEFTHEENPMVDFDRDRLTFHMYSTEGPAFAKADVNGDGIEDLYFGGAKGFSAKLFLGSKSGKYQPSNQPAFDADAISEDIDAVFFDVNRNGHEDLLVVSGGNESSLGSPELTDRLYLNDGKGNFAKSIQAGFNSNRGSSSVVQVLDLNEDGAPDLFIGGRLVPFVYGAPASSSIWINDGQGNFTDQTASFAPEMKELGMVTDAKVVDWDNDGKKDLVLVGEWMAPIFFRNTGSKLQKIEMPELQNLKGWYRTLEIADLDGNGLPDLILGNNGLNSRFKVSESTPVRMYLNDFDQNGSIEHIFTRQEGDVQVPYTLKHELERQIPTIKKRYMRYSNYNNQTLTDIFPKEILDKSIISEINNLESGVLMNEGNGKFIWKPFSRMAQRSYIFAIHVADLNKDGIQDLILGGNLFNAKPEVGKYDASYGDVLLGKGDGTFEFWPNAEHGLQLEGDIRAFATLGDGKLLVVKNSAAAEIWNY
- a CDS encoding vanadium-dependent haloperoxidase — translated: MSTAKFLLFSGILLIAVSCAKQVDYSQAITDGHYISEAQDRITEVIIHDIFSPPVATRIYAYASLAAYEVAASVDPTYASLLGQLNGSEKVIFTPSEKVYPPLASLAAYYYVGTGLIFSEEMMNEHRDATFSALKEKGIPDEVFEASVAFGKEVGDVIKAYSSKDNYHQSRSFPKFTVTGEEGTWQPTPPAYMEAIEPHWSKIRTFVLDSASQFRPLPPPAFSTDPESEFYKVAKEVYDIDQNATQEQKETALFWDCNPYKMNVKGHVMFAEKKITPGGHWMSIAAIASKAAEKDWKGTAEAFALTGISLNEAFISCWDEKYRSNVIRPETYINQHIDEQWVPLLQTPPFPEHTSGHSVASAASAYTLARLFGDEFHIVDSSEVAYGLPVREFDSFSQAAEEAALSRFYGGIHYRPAIEYGITEGRNLAEFIWTKVDTKSKSTASN
- a CDS encoding VCBS repeat-containing protein, whose protein sequence is MKKFSVAFLLGIGLVSSCREKEEKLFELMSSEATGVQFENTLISSDTLNILEYLYFYNGGGVAVGDINNDGLVDLYFAGNQTSNRLYLNKGNFQFEDITESAGVSGEGGWSTGVTMADVNGDGLLDIYVCQVANYKGITGKNRLYINLGEGKFEDQAAAYGLDFVGFSTQAAFLDYDQDGDLDMYLLNHAIKSPEIFAPADSRVNSDALGDKLFKNLLSEGKVGFEDVTEASGIYSSILGFGLGVGVADINADGWPDIYISNDFTENDYLYINGQDGTFLESLESLISNTSRYSMGNDLADLTGDGLPEIFTTDMLPIDPEIWMKSVGEDKPEVYQIKKQFGYADQYVRNHLQLNQEKNGFSEIALFSGVHASDWSWSPLIFDMDNDGLPDIHITNGIEKRPNDLDFIQYNQSSAPNLAPKDLQAKQIEMLPTVKLPNLSFQNLGNLKFTDQAIAWGLDRPSYSNGSAYADLDNDGDLDLVINNLNQPAFIYQNHSEKSGNSFLRINLKAGGNNTFGMGAKVGVYFEGKSLFQHYAGSRGFMSGMSSTLVFGLGDTQSIDSVSVNWPDGAAEIFSKIAVNQTSSLTQGAGKALIKTKLPESSFIYPEISWEHQEKTTLDETKREYLIPKSFASMGPALAVGDVNGDGLDDIYVGGAQDQTGALFLQLPGGKFEKKENGIFIQFSKAEDVVAAFADFNGDGNLDLYVGSGGNEHPSGALFNFDRLFFGDGQGNFLFSPPSLPKIGENTSTLAIHDIDEDGDLDIFVGSSVVGGDYGASPKSVLLINQGNGIFQDRTKEWFGTGTDLGMVNSAIWADIDSNGKSELILTGDWQGIRVFENKTGRLLEKKVISGLEYSSGWIQDLAIADVNGDGKPDILTGNLGLNSKLKASQERPVWLYYGDFDENGQADPIIFHYKGDHLVPFPSRDDLIKQIPSIKRKHSSYQSYSEIASPADLFAEEILAKTSRRAVYEFHSGVYFQQADGSFVFEAFPDQAQFSPIMSVYWDEKGKTILLGGNFSGFRVDLGTSTASPFSAFQWQNNRWVKKELQHTISSKSEIRQIKSILVNGKQLGIGAGNSSPLQWIKLD